A genomic stretch from Kogia breviceps isolate mKogBre1 chromosome 1, mKogBre1 haplotype 1, whole genome shotgun sequence includes:
- the NCMAP gene encoding noncompact myelin-associated protein isoform X2 encodes MTTATPLGSTTFFSLNMTTRGEDFLYKSSGAIVAAIVVVVIIIFTMVLILLKMYNRKMRTRRELEPKVPKPASPSAQGPNSNSSQHPATVTFSPVDVHVETR; translated from the exons ATGACCACAGCTACCCCTTTGGGGAGTACCACCTTCTTCTCATTGAACATGACCACCAGAGGAGAAGACTTTCTGTACAAGA GTTCTGGAGCCATCGTTGCTGCCATTGTGGTGGTTGTCATTATCATCTTCACCATGGTTCTGATCTTGCTGAAGATGTACAACAG GAAAATGAGGACAAGGCGGGAGCTGGAGCCCAAGGTCCCCAAGCCAGCCTCCCCTTCTGCCCAGGGCCCAAACAGCAACAGCAGCCAACACCCTGCAACTGTGACCTTCAGCCCTGTTGACGTCCATGTGGAGACTCGGTGA
- the NCMAP gene encoding noncompact myelin-associated protein isoform X1, whose protein sequence is MIFHLPSQQVEMTTATPLGSTTFFSLNMTTRGEDFLYKSSGAIVAAIVVVVIIIFTMVLILLKMYNRKMRTRRELEPKVPKPASPSAQGPNSNSSQHPATVTFSPVDVHVETR, encoded by the exons atgatatttcatCTTCCTTCTCAGCAGGTCGAGATGACCACAGCTACCCCTTTGGGGAGTACCACCTTCTTCTCATTGAACATGACCACCAGAGGAGAAGACTTTCTGTACAAGA GTTCTGGAGCCATCGTTGCTGCCATTGTGGTGGTTGTCATTATCATCTTCACCATGGTTCTGATCTTGCTGAAGATGTACAACAG GAAAATGAGGACAAGGCGGGAGCTGGAGCCCAAGGTCCCCAAGCCAGCCTCCCCTTCTGCCCAGGGCCCAAACAGCAACAGCAGCCAACACCCTGCAACTGTGACCTTCAGCCCTGTTGACGTCCATGTGGAGACTCGGTGA